The Mytilus galloprovincialis chromosome 7, xbMytGall1.hap1.1, whole genome shotgun sequence genome has a window encoding:
- the LOC143082989 gene encoding perlucin-like protein yields MATYTEVSGKDICLAKKEENRFTILRNQLKRIEKTISDLEKGLKEKHVISDGGCKKDWYRFKDHCYYLSKEKKSWFEAERYCRTEYSSLVTINDDNENNWLMSKLKANNVMSAWIGATDCDSDKWIWSSTFAPIKYSNWHSSEPNGYTKENCAAIYKKYNGKWIDGMCKYKSVFVCKRHITHTCRPLRDL; encoded by the exons ATGGCTACGTATACTGAGGTTAGTGGAAAAGATATATGTCTAGCCAAAAAGGAAGAGAATCGTTTTACTATCTTAAGAAACCAGTTGAAAAGAATCGAAAAGACAATCAGTGACTTGGAAAAGGGACTCAAGG AGAAACATGTAATCAGTGATGGTGGATGTAAAAAGGACTGGTACAGATTTAAAGATCACTGTTACTATTTGAGTAAAGAAAAGAAAAGTTGGTTTGAAGCTGAG AGGTATTGCCGAACAGAATACTCATCACTCGTCACCATCAATGATGATAATGAGAACAACTGGTTAATGTCAAAGTtgaaag CCAACAATGTTATGAGTGCATGGATAGGTGCAACCGATTGTGATTCGGACAAATGGATATGGTCGTCAACATTTGCACCTATTAAATATTCTAATTGGCACAGTTCTGAACCTAATGGTTACACAAAAGAAAATTGTGCCGCgatctataaaaaatataatggGAAATGGATTGATGGGATGTGTAAATATAAATCggtttttgtttgcaagagacaCATT aCACATACCTGCCGTCCATTAAGAGATCtatga